From Coturnix japonica isolate 7356 chromosome 1, Coturnix japonica 2.1, whole genome shotgun sequence, the proteins below share one genomic window:
- the LOC107312394 gene encoding histone H2A-IV encodes MSGRGKQGGKARAKAKSRSSRAGLQFPVGRVHRLLRKGNYAERVGAGAPVYLAAVLEYLTAEILELAGNAARDNKKTRIIPRHLQLAIRNDEELNKLLGKVTIAQGGVLPNIQAVLLPKKTDSHKAKAK; translated from the coding sequence GGCAAGCAGGGCGGGAAGGCGCGCGCCAAGGCCAAGTCGCGCTCGTCGCGGGCCGGGCTGCAGTTCCCCGTGGGCCGCGTGCACCGGCTGCTGCGCAAGGGCAACTACGCGGAGCGGGTGGGCGCCGGCGCCCCGGTGTACCTGGCGGCCGTGCTGGAGTACCTGACGGCCGAGATCCTGGAGCTGGCGGGCAACGCGGCCCGCGACAACAAGAAGACGCGCATCATCCCGCGCCACCTGCAGCTGGCCATCCGCAACGACGAGGAGCTCAACAAGCTGCTGGGCAAGGTCACCATCGCGCAGGGCGGGGTGCTGCCCAAcatccaggctgtgctgctgcccaagAAGACCGACAGCCACAAGGCCAAGGCCAAGTGA
- the LOC107312371 gene encoding histone H1 — MSETAPVAAPAVSAPGAKAAAKKPKKAAGGAKARKPAGPSVTELITKAVSASKERKGLSLAALKKALAAGGYDVEKNNSRIKLGLKSLVNKGTLVQTKGTGASGSFKLNKKPGETKEKATKKKPAAKPKKPAAKKPAAAAKKPKKAVAVKKSPKKVKKPAAAATKKATKSPKKATKAGRPKKATKSPAKAKAVKPKAAKSKAAKPKAAKAKKAATKKK; from the coding sequence ATGTCGGAGACCGCGCCCGTTGCCGCGCCCGCGGTGTCTGCGCCCGGCGCTAAGGCCGCCGCTAAGAAGCCGAAGAAGGCGGCGGGCGGCGCCAAAGCCCGCAAGCCCGCGGGCCCCAGCGTCACCGAGCTGATCACCAAGGCCGTGTCCGCCTCCAAGGAGCGCAAGGGGCTCTCCCTCGCCGCGCTCAAGAAGGCGCTGGCCGCCGGCGGATACGATGTGGAGAAGAACAACAGCCGCATCAAGCTGGGGCTCAAGAGTCTGGTCAACAAAGGCACCCTGGTGCAGACCAAGGGCACCGGCGCCTCGGGCTCTTTCAAGCTGAATAAAAAGCCGGGTGAGACCAAAGAGAAAGCAACTAAGAAAAAGCCTGCGGCCAAGCCCAAGAAGCCGGCGGCTAAgaaacctgcagctgctgccaagaAGCCCAAGAAGGCAGTGGCAGTGAAGAAGAGCCCCAAGAAAGTCAAGAAGCCGGCGGCTGCTGCCACCAAGAAGGCAACCAAGAGCCCCAAGAAGGCGACCAAGGCCGGCCGCCCCAAGAAGGCCACCAAGAGCCCAGCTAAGGCAAAGGCGGTGAAGCCCAAAGCTGCCAAATCCAAGGCTGCCAAACCCAAGGCAGCCAAGGCAAAGAaggcagcaacaaaaaaaaagtaa
- the LOC107312376 gene encoding histone H2B 1/2/3/4/6-like, protein MGFEVLPSSSVGFEMDQLRSCSDGVMRHGLRYPIRARITKAVDLHTVPINRRAVRVAGIPLRRRDRGVFIMPEPAKSAPAPKKGSKKAVTKTQKKGDKKRKKSRKESYSIYVYKVLKQVHPDTGISSKAMGIMNSFVNDIFERIAGEASRLAHYNKRSTITSREIQTAVRLLLPGELAKHAVSEGTKAVTKYTSSK, encoded by the coding sequence ATGGGATTTGAAGTGTTACCCAGTAGCAGCGTGGGATTTGAGATGGACCAATTACGGAGCTGTTCGGACGGAGTGATGCGTCACGGGCTCCGTTATCCAATCAGAGCGCGGATAACGAAGGCAGTCGATTTGCATACGGTTCCTATAAATAGGCGAGCAGTGCGTGTAGCCGGCATTCCGCTGCGCCGAAGGGATCGTGGAGTGTTCATCATGCCTGAGCCGGCCAAGTCTGCCCCCGCCCCCAAGAAGGGCTCCAAGAAGGCGGTCACCAAGACCCAGAAGAAGGGCGACAAGAAGCGCAAGAAGAGCCGCAAGGAGAGCTACTCGATCTACGTGTACAAGGTGCTGAAGCAGGTGCACCCCGACACGGGCATCTCGTCCAAGGCCATGGGCATCATGAACTCGTTCGTCAACGACATCTTCGAGCGCATCGCCGGCGAGGCGTCGCGCCTGGCGCACTACAACAAGCGCTCGACCATCACGTCGCGGGAGATCCAGACGGCCGtgcggctgctgctgcccggTGAGCTGGCCAAGCACGCGGTCTCGGAGGGCACCAAGGCGGTCACCAAGTACACCAGCTCCAAGTAG
- the LOC107312387 gene encoding histone H2A-IV — translation MSGRGKQGGKARAKAKSRSSRAGLQFPVGRVHRLLRKGNYAERVGAGAPVYLAAVLEYLTAEILELAGNAARDNKKTRIIPRHLQLAIRNDEELNKLLGKVTIAQGGVLPNIQAVLLPKKTDSHKAKAK, via the coding sequence ATGTCGGGCCGCGGCAAGCAGGGCGGGAAGGCGCGCGCCAAGGCCAAGTCGCGCTCGTCGCGGGCCGGGCTGCAGTTCCCCGTGGGCCGCGTGCACCGGCTGCTGCGCAAGGGCAACTACGCGGAGCGGGTGGGCGCCGGCGCCCCGGTGTACCTGGCGGCCGTGCTGGAGTACCTGACGGCCGAGATCCTGGAGCTGGCGGGCAACGCGGCCCGCGACAACAAGAAGACGCGCATCATCCCGCGCCACCTGCAGCTGGCCATCCGCAACGACGAGGAGCTCAACAAGCTGCTGGGCAAGGTCACCATCGCGCAGGGCGGGGTGCTGCCCAAcatccaggctgtgctgctgcccaagAAGACCGACAGCCACAAGGCCAAGGCCAAGTGA
- the LOC107312379 gene encoding histone H2B 8-like, with translation MAQCRPMGRSGLESRHLHIASISTGGCAIVPASILRYEQRRADAMPEPAKSAPAPKKGSKKAVTKTQKKGDKKRRKTRKESYSIYVYKVLKQVHPDTGISSKAMGIMNSFVNDIFERIAGEASRLAHYNKRSTITSREIQTAVRLLLPGELAKHAVSEGTKAVTKYTSSK, from the coding sequence ATGGCGCAGTGTCGTCCAATGGGAAGGAGCGGTCTCGAGTCCCGTCATTTGCATATCGCCTCTATAAGTACGGGCGGCTGCGCCATTGTACCTGCGTCGATCCTGCGGTACGAGCAGCGGCGGGCGGACGCGATGCCGGAACCAGCAAAGTCGGCTCCTGCTCCCAAAAAGGGCTCCAAGAAGGCGGTCACCAAGACCCAGAAGAAGGGTGACAAGAAACGTAGAAAGACTAGAAAAGAGAGCTACTCAATTTACGTATACAAGGTGCTGAAGCAGGTGCACCCCGACACTGGCATCTCGTCCAAGGCCATGGGCATCATGAACTCGTTCGTCAACGACATCTTCGAGCGCATCGCCGGCGAGGCGTCGCGCCTGGCGCACTACAACAAGCGCTCGACCATCACGTCGCGGGAGATCCAGACGGCCGtgcggctgctgctgcccggTGAGCTGGCCAAGCACGCGGTCTCGGAGGGCACCAAGGCGGTCACCAAGTACACCAGCTCCAAGTAG
- the LOC107312401 gene encoding histone H2B 7 translates to MPEPAKSAPAPKKGSKKAVTKTQKKGDKKRKRARKESYSIYVYKVLKQVHPDTGISSKAMSIMNSFVNDIFERIAGEASRLAHYNKRSTITSREIQTAVRLLLPGELAKHAVSEGTKAVTKYTSSK, encoded by the coding sequence ATGCCTGAGCCGGCAAAATCCGCTCCAGCGCCCAAGAAAGGCTCAAAGAAGGCGGTCACCAAGACCCAGAAGAAGGGcgacaagaaaagaaagagagcgAGGAAGGAGAGCTATTCCATCTACGTGTACAAGGTGCTGAAGCAGGTGCACCCCGACACGGGCATCTCGTCTAAAGCCATGAGCATCATGAACTCGTTCGTCAACGACATCTTCGAGCGCATCGCCGGCGAGGCGTCGCGCCTGGCGCACTACAACAAGCGCTCGACCATCACGTCGCGGGAGATCCAGACGGCCGtgcggctgctgctgcccggTGAGCTGGCCAAGCACGCGGTCTCGGAGGGCACCAAGGCGGTCACCAAGTACACCAGCTCCAAATAA